From Rubrivirga sp. SAORIC476, a single genomic window includes:
- a CDS encoding T9SS type A sorting domain-containing protein, protein MSRSLLLLLVLLAAPAWAQEFEGLVLSQGAFGANNSSVVRVSGVFAPPSSSTLAGGRIYTQGAEIIGDHLYLTAGDSFSGTSRVDVLDLGTGALVGQITQNVQNPRYLAEVGTDKAYVTNQDYSGGASFVTPLNLATNTAGTPIPVEGTPEDVTTVSVGTATYAIVALGAFGGKDSLAVLDPATDTLTGYIDIECAARFVVGVSPSAWAVCTDTDEAVLVDPATRTVTRRIAFGFEIGDPNGIGQDAASMPGILTRRGLTRDGAFAAISSERGVIVLTSSDGDYRLVEIDDADTLPITALAASADGSGFILGRPDPDNPFGANGTVTLHRDDGTLVETFAAGVFPSYVATSPNGFGTTVETVDASGLGLALDGPNPAHTRTALALTLDRNADVRVELFDVLGRPVARLADGGFGAGTHRLSVDASGLAPGTYLVRAATEAGVVTLPLTVAR, encoded by the coding sequence ATGTCTCGTTCGCTTCTCCTCCTCCTCGTCCTCCTCGCCGCGCCCGCGTGGGCACAGGAGTTCGAAGGCCTCGTCCTCAGTCAGGGCGCGTTCGGCGCCAACAACAGCTCCGTCGTGCGGGTCTCAGGCGTGTTCGCGCCGCCGTCGTCCTCCACGCTCGCCGGCGGGCGGATCTACACGCAGGGCGCCGAGATCATCGGCGACCACCTCTACCTGACCGCGGGCGACTCGTTCTCGGGCACCAGCCGCGTCGACGTGCTGGACCTCGGGACGGGCGCGCTCGTCGGGCAGATCACGCAGAACGTCCAGAACCCGCGCTACCTGGCCGAGGTGGGCACGGACAAGGCCTACGTCACGAACCAGGACTACAGCGGCGGCGCGTCGTTCGTGACGCCCCTCAACCTGGCGACCAACACGGCCGGGACGCCGATCCCGGTGGAGGGCACGCCGGAGGACGTGACGACGGTCTCGGTGGGGACTGCGACGTACGCCATCGTCGCACTGGGCGCGTTCGGAGGCAAAGACTCGCTCGCGGTCCTGGACCCGGCCACGGACACGCTGACCGGCTACATCGACATCGAGTGTGCGGCGCGGTTCGTGGTGGGGGTGTCGCCGTCGGCGTGGGCGGTCTGCACCGACACCGACGAGGCGGTCCTGGTGGACCCGGCCACGCGGACGGTCACGCGCCGGATCGCGTTCGGGTTCGAGATCGGCGACCCCAACGGCATCGGGCAGGACGCGGCCTCGATGCCGGGCATCCTTACCCGTCGCGGCCTCACACGAGACGGCGCCTTCGCAGCCATCTCGTCGGAGCGGGGCGTGATCGTGCTCACCAGCTCCGACGGCGACTACCGGCTCGTGGAGATCGACGACGCGGACACGCTGCCGATCACGGCGCTGGCGGCCTCGGCCGACGGCAGCGGCTTCATCCTCGGCAGGCCGGACCCGGACAACCCGTTCGGCGCGAACGGGACGGTCACGCTGCACCGCGACGATGGGACCCTCGTCGAGACGTTCGCGGCAGGCGTCTTTCCGTCGTACGTCGCCACGAGCCCCAACGGCTTCGGCACGACCGTCGAGACCGTCGACGCCTCCGGCCTCGGGCTCGCGCTGGACGGCCCCAACCCGGCCCACACGCGGACCGCGCTGGCGCTGACGCTCGACCGCAACGCCGACGTCCGGGTCGAGCTCTTCGACGTGCTCGGCCGCCCCGTCGCCCGGCTGGCCGACGGCGGCTTCGGCGCAGGCACGCACCGCCTGAGCGTGGACGCGAGCGGCCTCGCGCCGGGCACCTACCTCGTCCGCGCGGCCACCGAGGCGGGCGTGGTGACGCTGCCGCTGACGGTCGCCCGATGA
- a CDS encoding sensor histidine kinase — protein sequence MPRFSPFLHAPGLGLWLALGLLAAAPAAQPTDLPTRGAVGEVSSGLLYEFETRPDSSVLIRSSRGDSLRIEPSALRRISAAYGGDLTGSGAEVRSGVDIDGGDLSLYYARRIPVPVALGVFGLLTLGGIAFAVWALRRIARDDRRKTELQMYRQTLAAARERERLRIAREIHDGPLQALHALRRLLEADGHTAFEQDLLEIVRELRRVVENLRPPALDRYSLADALRSLIRRFERHNPGIEVDATLAADSDAVDAYSDELRLTLYRLTQEALNNIGAHARAHHVEIAFDARADRYALTVGDDGAGFDPERHPDDDRSHFGLLGMRERAEAVDARLTVASRPGHGTRLRLDGTPRPA from the coding sequence GTGCCCCGCTTCTCTCCCTTTCTGCACGCGCCCGGACTCGGCCTGTGGCTGGCGCTCGGCCTGCTCGCCGCCGCGCCGGCCGCCCAGCCGACGGACCTCCCGACGCGGGGCGCAGTGGGGGAGGTCAGCAGCGGACTCCTGTACGAGTTCGAGACCCGTCCCGACTCGTCGGTCCTGATCCGCTCCAGCCGGGGCGACTCGCTCCGCATCGAGCCGTCGGCCCTTCGACGCATCTCGGCGGCCTACGGAGGCGACCTCACCGGCTCGGGCGCCGAGGTCCGGAGCGGCGTCGACATCGACGGCGGGGACCTGTCGCTCTACTACGCGCGCCGCATCCCGGTCCCGGTGGCGCTCGGCGTGTTCGGCCTCCTCACTCTGGGAGGGATCGCCTTCGCGGTCTGGGCGCTCCGGCGGATCGCCCGCGACGACCGCCGCAAGACCGAACTCCAGATGTACCGCCAGACGCTCGCCGCCGCCCGCGAGCGCGAGCGGCTCCGCATCGCGCGCGAGATCCACGACGGCCCCCTCCAGGCCCTCCACGCCCTCCGCCGCCTCCTGGAGGCGGACGGCCACACGGCCTTCGAGCAGGACCTTCTGGAGATCGTCCGCGAGTTGCGGCGGGTTGTCGAGAACCTGCGTCCCCCCGCGCTCGACCGGTACTCGCTCGCCGACGCCCTCCGCTCCCTCATCCGCCGGTTCGAGCGCCACAACCCCGGCATCGAGGTCGATGCGACGCTCGCCGCCGACTCAGACGCCGTGGACGCCTACTCGGACGAGCTTCGCCTGACCCTCTACCGGCTCACACAGGAGGCACTCAACAACATCGGGGCTCACGCCCGAGCGCACCACGTCGAGATCGCCTTCGACGCCCGTGCCGACCGGTACGCCCTGACCGTCGGCGACGACGGCGCCGGGTTCGACCCGGAGCGCCACCCCGACGACGACCGCAGCCACTTCGGCCTCCTCGGGATGCGTGAGCGTGCCGAGGCGGTCGACGCCCGCCTCACGGTCGCCTCTCGCCCCGGCCACGGCACCCGCCTCCGCCTCGACGGCACGCCCCGCCCCGCCTGA
- a CDS encoding TonB-dependent siderophore receptor, with protein sequence MLQGPLAGRLRALLFSLLLPSAVAAQPSAPTAAPDSTLGAVTVTAAREAVATREAASRVTVLGRDALDAAGATTVADALEARTAVFVKRYGPGGLASLSLRGTGAAQTLVLLDGHRIADPQLGQLDLGLLPAGVVEAVEVAHGAASALYGTDGVGGVVQVRTPAPGEPRARLDLRTGAWGERGGALLLSGGSARLSAVLALDHDEATGDYLYVDSTRFDPATQTVGVTAPRANADVQRDALFGRVSSEIGRWRGTAGLLATDAERGIFAFSGVSQARQTDRALRVWTDHALRLGGTRVRVGGLAQRSSLRYLSPASGLDETGQTEAASLRIEADRAVRLGSGRWHLAAGVEARGGRAEHPSLTEDAQETAQAVFASAVGQHGPLHLYPALRLDRVAAPTGETLTALSPQAGVNLHVVRRLWLKASAGRAFRAPTFNDRFWMPGGDPALRPERGWTADAGAAAEAHLGPLAATAEATVFASALADQIVWRPGRFDDGFYWAPQNIGQTRTRGAELSARLRLGTARRFAEVGGLMTWTDARDRTDPEASSFDQRLLYVPARLVRADLALGAGPLRLDAGLEHTGTRATAADGTARLPPATVVDAGLSGRLRVGPAAAVLAVRLENLLDARYALVRQYPMPPRHVRVRLTLSSL encoded by the coding sequence ATGCTGCAAGGCCCGCTTGCGGGGCGCCTCCGCGCCCTCCTCTTCTCGCTCCTCCTGCCGTCGGCCGTCGCCGCGCAACCGTCCGCACCGACGGCCGCGCCCGACTCGACGCTCGGCGCCGTCACGGTGACGGCCGCCCGCGAGGCCGTCGCCACGCGCGAGGCCGCGTCCCGCGTGACCGTCCTCGGCCGCGACGCGCTCGACGCCGCCGGGGCCACCACCGTCGCCGACGCGCTCGAAGCACGCACCGCCGTGTTCGTGAAGCGCTACGGGCCGGGCGGGCTCGCGAGCCTGTCGCTGCGGGGCACGGGCGCGGCCCAGACGCTGGTGCTCCTCGACGGCCACCGCATCGCCGACCCGCAGCTCGGGCAGCTCGACCTCGGCTTGCTCCCGGCCGGGGTCGTCGAGGCCGTGGAGGTCGCCCACGGGGCGGCGTCGGCGCTGTACGGGACCGACGGCGTCGGCGGCGTGGTGCAGGTCCGGACGCCCGCCCCCGGCGAGCCCCGCGCCCGGCTCGACCTGCGGACCGGCGCCTGGGGTGAGCGCGGCGGCGCGCTCCTGCTCTCGGGTGGCTCGGCGCGCCTCTCGGCCGTCCTCGCCCTCGACCACGACGAGGCCACCGGCGACTACCTCTACGTCGACTCGACGCGCTTCGACCCGGCCACCCAGACCGTCGGCGTGACGGCGCCGCGCGCCAACGCCGATGTGCAGCGGGACGCTCTGTTCGGACGCGTGTCGTCCGAGATCGGCCGGTGGCGAGGCACGGCGGGCCTGCTGGCGACCGACGCCGAGCGGGGGATCTTCGCCTTCTCGGGCGTCTCGCAGGCCCGCCAAACCGACCGCGCGCTGCGCGTCTGGACCGACCACGCGCTCCGCCTCGGCGGTACGCGGGTGCGGGTCGGCGGGCTGGCGCAGCGGTCGTCGCTCCGCTACCTCAGCCCGGCGTCGGGCCTCGACGAGACGGGGCAGACCGAGGCCGCGTCGCTTCGCATCGAGGCCGACCGGGCGGTCCGCCTCGGAAGCGGACGCTGGCACCTCGCGGCGGGCGTCGAGGCGCGCGGCGGACGGGCCGAGCACCCGAGCCTGACCGAGGACGCGCAGGAAACCGCGCAGGCCGTCTTCGCGAGCGCGGTCGGCCAGCACGGGCCGCTCCACCTCTACCCGGCCCTCCGCCTGGACCGCGTCGCCGCGCCGACTGGCGAGACGCTGACGGCGCTCAGCCCGCAGGCCGGCGTCAACCTGCACGTCGTGCGCAGGCTGTGGCTGAAGGCGAGCGCGGGCCGCGCCTTCCGCGCGCCGACGTTCAACGACCGCTTCTGGATGCCCGGCGGCGACCCCGCCCTGCGCCCCGAGCGCGGCTGGACGGCCGACGCAGGCGCGGCCGCCGAGGCCCACCTCGGTCCGCTCGCCGCCACCGCCGAGGCGACCGTCTTCGCGAGCGCGCTGGCCGACCAGATCGTCTGGAGGCCCGGCCGGTTCGACGACGGCTTCTACTGGGCGCCCCAGAACATCGGCCAGACCCGGACGCGCGGCGCCGAGTTGTCGGCCCGCCTCCGCCTCGGCACCGCCCGCCGCTTCGCCGAGGTGGGCGGGCTGATGACGTGGACCGACGCCCGCGACCGCACCGACCCCGAGGCGTCGTCCTTCGACCAGCGCCTGCTGTACGTACCCGCCCGCCTCGTCCGCGCCGACCTCGCGCTGGGCGCCGGGCCGCTCCGCCTCGACGCCGGGCTGGAGCACACCGGCACGCGCGCCACCGCCGCAGACGGCACGGCCCGCCTTCCGCCCGCGACCGTCGTGGACGCCGGGCTGTCGGGCCGCCTGCGCGTCGGCCCCGCCGCCGCCGTGCTGGCGGTGCGCCTCGAAAACCTCCTGGACGCGCGGTACGCGCTCGTCCGCCAGTACCCCATGCCGCCGCGGCACGTCCGCGTGCGGCTCACCCTCTCCTCTCTCTAG
- a CDS encoding response regulator transcription factor — protein sequence MLASIRVVLVDDHPPMRSGIRALIEREAERGGWAVEIVGEAGTAERGLDLVRSLSPNVVVTDLDLPAMSGVDLARAIHEEALPTRVLVLSAYDDAAYLHSLQSCGVAGFLTKEKPAAVIAEAVRAVSRGETRWFVMPPEDALAELTDREAEVLRSLAGGRSNTEIADELDISEHTVRNHLTNVYEKLDLTSSREAVAWAWKHGIGEK from the coding sequence ATGCTCGCTTCCATCCGCGTCGTCCTCGTCGACGATCATCCGCCGATGCGCTCCGGCATTCGGGCCCTCATCGAGCGCGAGGCCGAGCGCGGCGGCTGGGCCGTCGAGATCGTCGGCGAGGCCGGGACGGCCGAGCGGGGCCTCGACCTCGTGCGCAGCCTGAGCCCGAACGTCGTCGTGACCGACCTCGACCTCCCGGCCATGTCCGGCGTCGACCTCGCGCGGGCGATCCACGAGGAGGCCCTCCCGACTCGGGTCCTCGTCCTGTCCGCCTACGACGATGCCGCCTACCTCCACAGCCTCCAGTCATGCGGAGTCGCGGGCTTCCTGACCAAGGAGAAGCCTGCCGCCGTGATCGCCGAGGCGGTCCGGGCCGTCTCGCGGGGCGAGACCCGCTGGTTCGTGATGCCCCCCGAGGACGCCCTCGCCGAGCTGACCGACCGCGAGGCCGAGGTCCTCCGGTCGCTCGCGGGCGGACGCTCCAATACCGAGATCGCCGACGAGCTGGACATCTCCGAACACACCGTCCGCAACCACCTCACGAACGTCTACGAGAAGCTCGACCTGACGTCGTCGCGCGAGGCCGTCGCCTGGGCCTGGAAACACGGGATCGGCGAGAAATAG